From a single Cytophagales bacterium WSM2-2 genomic region:
- a CDS encoding DUF423 domain-containing protein, with protein sequence MNQKFTLLTGAILGALGVGLGAFGAHALKNILTQNGRLETYELAVRYQFYHALALLVIGLLMEKFGHSSMQWASMSMLAGVILFSGSLYFYSLTNIKGFAMVTPIGGLFLLGGWILFIYALTTK encoded by the coding sequence ATGAACCAGAAATTTACATTGCTGACAGGTGCTATACTTGGAGCTCTTGGTGTTGGACTTGGTGCTTTTGGGGCACACGCACTCAAGAATATTCTAACTCAGAATGGCCGGTTAGAGACCTATGAGTTGGCCGTTCGCTATCAATTCTATCACGCTCTGGCCCTGTTAGTAATCGGACTTTTAATGGAAAAATTCGGGCACTCCTCTATGCAATGGGCATCAATGTCGATGCTGGCTGGTGTAATTCTTTTCAGTGGCAGCCTTTACTTCTACTCATTGACTAACATTAAAGGATTTGCGATGGTGACTCCTATCGGCGGGCTTTTCCTGCTGGGGGGCTGGATTTTGTTTATCTACGCCCTCACCACTAAATAG
- the coaD gene encoding phosphopantetheine adenylyltransferase: MKRIAVFPGSFDPFTKGHEDIVLRGLNLFDEIIIAIGYNSGKSQRYFPIDFMIEKIKETFKNQPTVSVQTYAELTAEFVKRNGSRYLLRGLRNTTDFEYENSIAQVNRHLNNELESVFLITSPQFASINSSIIREVHRYKGDVSAMLPYKL; the protein is encoded by the coding sequence ATGAAACGAATTGCTGTCTTCCCCGGTTCATTTGATCCATTCACTAAAGGGCATGAGGATATTGTCCTCCGGGGTCTGAATTTATTTGACGAGATCATTATTGCCATTGGGTATAACAGTGGAAAAAGCCAGCGTTATTTTCCGATTGACTTTATGATCGAGAAAATTAAGGAGACTTTTAAAAACCAGCCAACAGTCAGCGTGCAAACCTACGCGGAACTCACAGCCGAATTCGTGAAACGAAACGGCTCACGATACCTTCTTCGCGGCCTGCGCAATACCACAGATTTTGAATACGAAAACAGTATCGCCCAGGTAAACCGGCATTTGAACAACGAACTGGAATCTGTTTTTCTGATTACATCTCCGCAATTCGCATCCATCAACTCATCGATTATTCGGGAGGTGCACCGCTACAAAGGTGATGTATCGGCTATGCTGCCATACAAACTCTAA
- the pyrE gene encoding orotate phosphoribosyltransferase translates to MSFVTIENTTAAQVASMLLDIGAIKLNHKNPFTWSSGWKSPVYCDNRLALSYPEIRSFVKESLSVVVRKNFPQAEYIAGVATAGIPQGALVADVLKLPFVYVRPKPKEHGMGNLIEGKVDPGKKAVMIEDLISTGGSSLKAAQAMQDAGFNVIGMAAIFTYGFEVAEKSFAEANMPLTCLSDFNYLLTEAVSKKYLDENQLAYVRSWRTDPVNWK, encoded by the coding sequence ATGAGTTTTGTCACCATTGAAAATACCACTGCTGCTCAAGTCGCATCTATGCTATTGGACATCGGTGCCATCAAATTAAATCACAAAAATCCATTCACCTGGAGTTCAGGGTGGAAATCACCCGTTTATTGTGACAACCGGTTGGCCTTATCCTATCCGGAGATACGTTCGTTCGTAAAAGAGTCATTATCAGTCGTTGTACGGAAAAATTTTCCTCAAGCCGAATACATAGCTGGTGTTGCTACGGCAGGAATCCCGCAAGGTGCGCTCGTTGCCGATGTTCTGAAACTCCCATTCGTCTATGTTCGGCCCAAACCAAAAGAACACGGCATGGGTAATTTGATTGAAGGAAAAGTCGATCCCGGAAAGAAGGCCGTGATGATTGAAGACTTGATCTCCACCGGAGGCAGTTCATTGAAAGCGGCACAGGCCATGCAGGATGCAGGCTTTAACGTTATCGGGATGGCTGCCATTTTTACTTATGGATTTGAGGTCGCTGAAAAAAGTTTTGCCGAAGCTAACATGCCGCTGACATGCCTGAGTGATTTTAATTATCTGCTCACGGAAGCTGTATCGAAAAAATACCTCGATGAAAATCAGCTTGCATATGTGAGGAGTTGGAGAACAGATCCCGTCAACTGGAAATAA
- a CDS encoding permease, whose amino-acid sequence MIEYIIKLKRKTRGIFRDGWVWKMAWRDARHNFSRLALFMASLITGIAAVVAISSLNYSFQDELDRNAKELLGADLVINGNKKFDSAWNKVLDSSNVKIARDADMASMVLFMSSGNSRLVKVTGLEGEFPFYGKMITKPADAYQKTQHGDYLMLDESLAVQFGVLPGDSIKVGTKKFLVSGVVSKIPGGGGLTSTIAPAVYISMSSLDSTGLIQYGSRVGYSIYIKTVSEKATKAFHEKIRPIAKRLGNSIETVERRKANLGRSFRAVYQFFSLLAFVALILGCIGVASSVHIYAREKRDEVAMLRCVGSTGWQAFNIYFIQVFTLGIIGSMIGAATGAGIHQLIPVLFEEYLPGNIQFFISWRAIVEGILTGAIVSVLFTVLPLVSVRFVPPLTVLRADFLPGRIFSKTRIAAIAFIVVFPIAAAAYQTKSIVSGLMFSAGIAAALGFLVLVASGMLYMIRKFFPSRASFIFRHALSNLFRPNNQTRMLMVAIGLGAFIISVLNIIQHSLLNQVEFRGNRNRSNTILFDIQSSQKDGVVGLIKENNLPLNQLVPIITCRLSKLKGRTIEQIRKDTVRMPDGMLTREYRITYRDSLTSSEELVKGKLQHFDAGKKDSIYVTISEGIDETLRLKVGDSVEFDVQGIPVKTIISGVRKVDWPKDPPNFIFVFPTKVLENAPQIWVATTRVDEKQKASKFQQELVKNFPNVSLIDLRLILSTVNEIFEKVALVVRFLAFFSIITGLVVLAGAVINSKFVRIKENVLLRTVGARTSQIVRITLIEYGYLGLFSAATALVLSLGGGWLLTKFFFEVELAASYAELFIISAGVVVLTVVIGWLNSREVINTSPLQALRKES is encoded by the coding sequence ATGATCGAGTATATTATCAAGTTGAAGCGAAAGACCAGAGGTATCTTCCGTGATGGCTGGGTTTGGAAGATGGCGTGGCGTGATGCGCGGCACAATTTCTCCAGGTTAGCTTTGTTCATGGCATCTTTGATCACGGGGATTGCTGCCGTGGTCGCTATCAGTTCACTCAATTACTCATTCCAGGATGAACTTGACCGCAATGCCAAGGAGTTGCTGGGAGCGGATCTTGTCATTAATGGAAATAAGAAATTCGATTCGGCATGGAACAAAGTGCTCGATAGCTCGAATGTAAAAATAGCCCGCGATGCGGATATGGCATCGATGGTGTTGTTTATGAGCTCTGGTAATTCACGATTAGTAAAAGTTACCGGACTTGAAGGTGAGTTTCCATTCTATGGAAAGATGATCACTAAACCAGCTGATGCCTACCAAAAGACTCAACACGGGGATTACCTGATGCTGGATGAGTCACTCGCAGTCCAGTTTGGAGTTCTGCCCGGAGACTCAATCAAAGTGGGGACCAAGAAGTTTTTGGTTTCAGGTGTAGTTTCGAAAATTCCGGGAGGAGGAGGGCTGACCTCAACAATAGCGCCTGCAGTTTACATATCGATGTCATCGCTCGATTCCACAGGATTGATCCAGTACGGAAGTCGTGTGGGTTACAGTATTTATATTAAAACTGTTTCCGAAAAGGCAACAAAGGCATTCCACGAAAAAATAAGACCGATTGCCAAACGCCTTGGCAATTCCATTGAGACTGTCGAGCGCAGGAAAGCAAATCTAGGCAGGAGCTTTCGTGCGGTTTATCAGTTCTTTTCATTACTGGCATTCGTTGCCCTGATACTTGGATGCATTGGCGTAGCAAGCTCAGTTCACATTTATGCCCGTGAAAAACGTGATGAAGTTGCCATGCTTCGATGCGTTGGCTCTACAGGATGGCAGGCGTTCAATATCTACTTCATCCAGGTGTTTACGCTCGGTATAATCGGAAGTATGATCGGGGCTGCGACCGGTGCAGGCATTCACCAATTGATCCCGGTTCTGTTCGAAGAATACCTGCCAGGTAATATTCAGTTTTTTATTTCGTGGCGCGCTATTGTTGAAGGAATACTAACGGGTGCTATCGTTTCAGTGCTATTTACAGTTCTGCCTTTGGTGTCCGTAAGATTTGTTCCGCCACTTACAGTTTTGCGTGCCGATTTTCTGCCGGGGAGAATTTTTTCCAAGACGCGGATCGCGGCAATCGCATTTATCGTGGTCTTTCCGATAGCAGCTGCGGCTTATCAGACTAAAAGTATCGTTTCTGGTTTGATGTTCTCTGCGGGAATTGCTGCAGCTCTGGGATTTCTTGTGTTAGTGGCCAGTGGTATGTTGTACATGATTCGAAAGTTCTTTCCTTCTCGGGCGTCATTCATTTTCCGTCATGCATTGTCGAATTTGTTCAGGCCAAACAATCAGACGCGCATGCTCATGGTGGCCATTGGACTTGGAGCATTTATTATTTCGGTATTAAATATTATCCAGCATAGTCTTTTGAATCAGGTTGAATTCAGGGGAAATAGAAATCGGTCGAACACAATCCTTTTTGATATCCAGTCGAGTCAGAAAGATGGAGTGGTGGGTCTTATCAAGGAGAATAACCTACCGCTCAATCAGCTGGTTCCCATCATTACTTGTCGCTTGAGTAAATTGAAGGGACGTACGATAGAACAAATCAGGAAGGACACAGTCAGGATGCCCGATGGCATGCTAACACGCGAATATCGAATTACTTACCGTGACAGTCTCACCAGTTCAGAAGAATTGGTAAAAGGTAAATTGCAGCATTTTGATGCGGGTAAAAAAGATTCAATTTATGTAACGATATCAGAAGGGATTGATGAGACCCTCCGGCTTAAAGTAGGGGACTCGGTCGAGTTCGATGTCCAGGGCATTCCTGTGAAAACGATCATCAGTGGTGTACGTAAAGTAGACTGGCCGAAAGATCCCCCCAACTTCATTTTCGTATTCCCTACCAAAGTATTGGAAAACGCTCCTCAGATTTGGGTAGCAACAACGAGAGTAGATGAAAAACAGAAGGCATCCAAATTCCAGCAGGAGCTGGTGAAGAATTTTCCAAATGTATCGCTGATTGATCTGAGATTGATTTTGAGTACCGTGAATGAAATATTTGAAAAGGTGGCTCTCGTTGTTCGTTTTCTTGCGTTCTTCAGCATCATTACTGGCTTGGTTGTCCTTGCGGGTGCCGTTATCAATAGTAAGTTTGTCAGGATCAAAGAAAACGTGCTTCTCCGTACCGTTGGAGCGCGAACGAGTCAGATTGTACGCATCACCCTGATCGAATATGGCTACCTCGGACTCTTCAGTGCCGCAACTGCCCTGGTGCTTTCTTTGGGAGGCGGTTGGTTGCTAACAAAATTCTTTTTCGAAGTGGAGCTGGCTGCAAGCTATGCCGAGCTCTTCATCATTAGTGCCGGTGTAGTTGTACTTACGGTCGTGATCGGATGGCTTAATTCAAGGGAAGTAATCAATACGTCTCCGTTGCAAGCGCTACGAAAAGAGAGTTAA
- a CDS encoding ABC transporter ATP-binding protein: protein MAEVVLQAEQLTKTYSSADKKLTVLDQVSFEATQGTSLSIIGPSGSGKTTLLGLCAGLDVPTSGYVSLMGFKLNTMSEDDRAYIRNQYVGFVFQNFQLLSTLTALENVMVPLELRGEKNITSKAKDLLSRVGLQDRLHHFPSQLSGGEQQRVAIARAFIVSPKILFADEPTGNLDEENAKQITELIFEMNRQEKTTLVLVTHNLELAQMTERILQMKGGHLIQDSKVHVPTAEYK, encoded by the coding sequence ATGGCAGAAGTCGTACTGCAGGCGGAACAATTGACTAAAACCTATTCTTCAGCCGATAAAAAACTTACTGTACTGGACCAGGTCTCTTTCGAGGCCACGCAAGGCACCAGTCTCTCGATCATCGGCCCATCGGGCAGTGGTAAGACAACGTTGTTAGGACTGTGTGCAGGCCTTGATGTTCCAACGAGTGGATATGTGTCGCTCATGGGATTTAAGCTAAACACGATGAGTGAAGATGATCGCGCCTACATAAGAAATCAGTACGTGGGTTTTGTGTTCCAGAATTTTCAACTTCTCTCCACGCTTACGGCTTTAGAGAACGTTATGGTGCCACTGGAGTTGAGGGGCGAAAAGAATATCACATCAAAGGCTAAAGACCTTCTTTCCAGGGTAGGACTTCAGGATCGGTTGCACCATTTCCCGTCACAGTTATCGGGAGGAGAGCAGCAACGGGTGGCTATTGCACGGGCATTTATTGTGTCTCCAAAAATCCTATTCGCAGATGAGCCAACAGGTAATCTGGATGAAGAAAACGCAAAGCAAATCACGGAGCTTATTTTCGAAATGAACCGCCAGGAGAAAACGACATTGGTATTGGTGACACACAATCTTGAGTTAGCCCAAATGACAGAGCGGATTTTACAAATGAAGGGTGGACACCTCATTCAAGATTCTAAAGTTCACGTCCCAACTGCAGAGTATAAATGA
- the aroF1 gene encoding 3-deoxy-7-phosphoheptulonate synthase, translated as MIIQFLKSVSTGEKASIVSAIHELGYKPNEVTTQCGNYLVAIGKKEFDIRRLGSMPGIADIHRVSDDYKLVSRKWKVNRTAIDLGDGVKIGDGSLAIMAGPCSIENEKQINQTIAHLKENGVRIMRGGVFKPRSSPYAFRGLGVEGLKLWYSAARSAGIKIVTEVMQVSQIEPMLDYVDVFQVGARNTQNFNLLDELGKVDKPVMIKRGISGTIEELLYSAEYVFSAGNEKLMLCERGIRTYEKASRNTFDINAIPILKEKTHLPVIADPSHGIGIREFVEPVALAAAIAGADGVIYETHQKPEEAFSDGQQTLDFTESAKLIHKLRRIREMNLSV; from the coding sequence ATGATCATTCAGTTTTTAAAATCAGTTTCAACAGGGGAGAAGGCATCCATTGTGTCTGCTATTCATGAGCTTGGATATAAACCAAACGAAGTGACGACCCAGTGTGGAAACTACCTCGTTGCCATCGGCAAGAAAGAATTCGACATCCGAAGACTGGGGAGCATGCCGGGTATTGCAGATATCCATCGTGTCTCAGATGACTACAAGCTTGTCTCACGAAAGTGGAAAGTAAACCGAACTGCTATTGATTTGGGTGATGGCGTCAAGATCGGTGATGGCTCCCTTGCTATTATGGCTGGACCGTGTTCAATTGAAAATGAAAAACAAATTAATCAGACGATTGCTCACCTGAAGGAAAACGGAGTGCGTATCATGCGGGGTGGAGTCTTCAAGCCGCGCAGTTCACCCTATGCATTTCGGGGTTTGGGGGTAGAAGGTCTTAAGCTCTGGTATTCTGCTGCAAGAAGTGCAGGGATAAAAATCGTGACTGAAGTAATGCAGGTGAGCCAGATTGAACCCATGCTCGATTACGTGGATGTGTTCCAGGTTGGAGCTCGCAATACGCAGAACTTCAACCTGCTTGACGAATTGGGCAAAGTGGACAAACCTGTGATGATCAAACGCGGGATTTCAGGAACAATTGAAGAGTTGCTGTACTCTGCAGAATATGTGTTTTCTGCTGGTAACGAAAAGCTCATGCTTTGCGAGCGTGGGATTCGAACATATGAAAAAGCCAGTCGCAATACTTTTGACATCAATGCCATTCCTATCCTGAAAGAAAAAACTCATCTTCCCGTGATCGCAGACCCTTCACATGGCATTGGCATCCGGGAGTTCGTAGAGCCTGTAGCACTGGCCGCTGCCATTGCCGGGGCTGATGGCGTGATCTATGAGACTCATCAAAAGCCCGAAGAAGCTTTCAGTGATGGTCAACAGACGCTCGACTTCACCGAATCTGCAAAATTAATACACAAGCTTAGGAGAATACGGGAGATGAATTTATCCGTTTAA
- the trpA gene encoding tryptophan synthase alpha chain produces MNRITELFNKKNKNILSVFYTAGFPGLNDTPSIARGLEKAGADVIEIGIPFSDPVADGPVIQDSNKIALDNGMNLKLLLQQVGELRKEVKVPVILMGYLNPVLQYGIENFCRDAVKSGVDGVILPDLPLQEFENEYKELFLKHDLKNIFLISPTTSTERIYQIDRASEGFIYAVSASSTTGAKGNFTEDQVAYFKKLQSLKLKNPLLIGFGISSRETFAKACEFGSGAIIGSAFIQLLKSAKDFDKEIGSFVQSIKG; encoded by the coding sequence ATGAACCGGATTACGGAACTATTCAATAAAAAAAATAAAAACATACTTTCTGTTTTTTATACAGCAGGATTTCCAGGACTTAATGATACTCCATCGATTGCTCGCGGCCTGGAAAAAGCCGGTGCTGATGTAATCGAAATCGGGATTCCATTTTCAGACCCTGTTGCGGACGGACCGGTGATACAGGATAGCAACAAAATTGCCCTGGACAACGGAATGAACCTGAAGCTGTTGCTGCAGCAAGTCGGGGAATTGCGGAAGGAGGTTAAGGTTCCTGTAATTTTAATGGGCTACCTGAACCCGGTGCTGCAATATGGCATCGAAAATTTTTGCCGTGATGCAGTAAAATCTGGTGTGGACGGTGTAATTCTGCCCGATCTTCCGCTCCAGGAATTTGAAAATGAATACAAGGAACTATTCCTCAAGCATGACCTCAAAAATATCTTTCTGATCTCGCCAACGACATCGACAGAACGAATTTATCAGATTGATCGGGCAAGTGAAGGGTTTATCTATGCTGTGTCGGCATCGAGTACAACAGGAGCCAAAGGGAACTTTACCGAAGACCAGGTAGCTTATTTCAAAAAACTCCAGTCGCTTAAATTAAAGAACCCGCTGCTGATTGGATTTGGAATTTCATCCCGGGAAACATTTGCTAAAGCGTGTGAATTCGGTTCGGGAGCTATTATCGGCAGTGCGTTTATTCAGCTTTTAAAGTCAGCTAAGGACTTTGACAAAGAAATAGGAAGTTTTGTTCAGTCAATTAAGGGATAA